The Taeniopygia guttata chromosome 1A, bTaeGut7.mat, whole genome shotgun sequence DNA window GGTGCCAGAGGTGTTCTCCGTACGTGCCTGCTTTTCACCTGAAAGCCCTTCTGATCGGGCTCCAAAGACAGCTCACGCGATCAGGGCAATATTGCACAAATATTCAGTGAGGGAAATGGAACATTCACCTGACGCCTTGCTGCGCTTCACCAGCAGCCTAAGGATTCTTTGCATGCGGAAAGATCCAGTAATTTGGACGCACTCTCCCTTGGGCTAGAAGACTTGCATTTACAATTAATTTTGATCCCAAAACATTTAGTCTGCCAGGTAAAAGTTACACAATGTAAAGCACAACCTCTCCTGTCAAAACTCCCTCACAATACGCAACCCTACTCACCCCGTAGAAACGAAAATCCAAGCCCAAAAATACTATTATGATTCCTATTccgacaaaaaaaaaaaaaaaaaaaaaaaaaaaagaaaattagagaaaaaaacccttatgAACTTTCTATGCATTCAGCTCAGCATAATTTCGGTTTCTCATTTCCCGTTTGAACATTTCTCCGTAAAGATCTCATTTTTGAGGGAGACTGTGAAAATTGCGATAAGAGATCACCCCTAAAGCAGAAGCGGCGGGGGCGAAACCGGGCCGGGGTGGGGTCTGGGGGCGCTGAGGGGGGGCAGCCGTTGGTAAAGGCGCGCGCGTTCGAGGCGGGCTTTTTGAAATTGAAAGTACCCAATAGGAGCGGCGCAATCCTAGCAGCCAATCAGAGAGCTGTGCAGTCTATAAAAGCAGCCGAGGCAGCACGGCGCGCTTATTTCTTCGCCTCAGGTTTCGGGGTTCGTACTGCGTTCCTTCAGCGATGGCGCGCACGAAGCAGACGGCGCGGAAGTCGACGGGCGGCAAGGCGCCCCGCAAGCAGCTGGCCACCAAGGCTGCCCGCAAGAGCGCGCCGGCCACGGGCGGCGTCAAGAAGCCGCACCGCTACCGGCCCGGCACGGTGGCGCTGCGCGAGATCCGGCGCTACCAGAAGTCCACGGAGCTGCTGATCCGCAAGCTGCCCTTCCAGCGGCTGGTGCGCGAGATCGCGCAGGACTTCAAGACCGACCTGCGCTTCCAGAGCTCGGCCGTCATGGCGCTGCAGGAGGCCAGCGAGGCCTACCTGGTGGGGCTCTTCGAGGACACCAACCTGTGCGCCATCCACGCCAAGCGCGTCACCATCATGCCCAAGGACATCCAGCTGGCCCGCCGCATCCGCGGCGAGCGCGCCTGAGTCTCCTGCCCCCTATGCACTATAGGTGATCCTGAATTTTCCCCATACCCTAAAGGCTCTTTTAAGAGCCACTACATGGCACAAGAGAGTTGAGACACTGCTTTCCTTACACTTTCTTAAGAGACTGACTCTGAACTTCTTAAAGGTTACTGCAATTCCAATGTAAGCATGTCGGTAATATGTACTCAAGCTGCTTTCCTGTTTTAGGCAGTGTTGCATGCTACTTTTAGTGAGCTCCTTTCTAATACCCATTCAACTGTACAGAATAAGTAAATTGCACAAAGCCAAATGAGTGTTCAAACACAGTAAAGGGAAAATATCCCAAGTCAGATAAACCAAACTTACTTttccctgcccctcctccctccccccactTGATGCTTTTTGTAAAAATCTATTTGGAATAGTCGAGGTTTACTTTAAAGCACTGTGGAAGTTTTAACCCTGAGCATTAGAAGAGAAGCATCAAGTTTCAAACTGTTTTTATTAACTTGTATACTCTATCACTACTTTTACTGTGATGTACTCTTGAAATTTTAGCTTGATATCTCAGATATCTACCTCTATCACTTGACTAAAACAGAAGTGCTACGATTATAAGCTTGATAATAGGATTAATAATTGAGAAAGTCAATAAGTTAGTctaatttgtttcctttttctttttttttttttcctgtgggggGGCATGGTGGGGTGAGGTGGGGGTAGATATGTTCAGGCTGaggacaggctggagaagaTGACCAATGAGTACCAGGAAAGGCAAAGAGAATCTGGTGGTTGGTTGTTTCTGACAAGTCTCCTCTTCTATTTTCTCAATACATGGAGATGGCTGGCACAGAGAAAGTTTTGTGGCTTCTGTTTGGGACCACATcagctgaggaaaagaaaacagctgtCAAGGCTTGGCAGATTTATACAATGGGAGACCTGTGGAAATAGGCTCATACAGTTTTGAGAGTTAAAGACAAGTGTTTTGTATTTGATGACAAGAAAACTGAGTCAGTAGAGGAACATGCATGGGTAGATTGAAAGCCAACACTCAGCAGAATTTAGTTGAACCAATAAAACTTTGTAGTCAGGAAATTACAGTTGGCCTTTAGTTCAATTTTTGGTTGTGCCAAGTCTTACAGACTGGCACTGTTTCAGTATTTTAGAGAGCTCAAGTTTTCTACAAATTCACAAATAAAGCACTGAGCTTTCTATTGATTTTGCTTCTTTGCTGTCACATCATTTGTCCTTGACAATGGTCTCCAGCCTGTCCAAAATCCTTCTCTAAATGTTACCAGccaaattattctgaaattaaaattcaagtatttgaaTATGGCATGTGGGAAACGCTGTAAGAGGTTTCATATGGTATTTTTCTGAAACAATACACACGAGGTAACCGTGGTATATACAAGAAATACTCATACCATAGTGATGTAGGTATGAAAGTAAacataaacatatatatatgtaaatgtaATATACCACTATACACACCTTCATATTCTCTTTCTCCATTCATAAATTTCAGATCCATCCATCTTTCTCACTCCCCTCTGCCTCAGGATCATCTGGAATGTTTTCCTGCAGTTCTGCTATTATATGGTGTATTAAAGAATAGAAACTGTTTCATAGCTGGTATTAGATGATCACTCAAAGTCCCTTCTAGTTGAAATTATTCTATTGTTTTCTATTCTTTTGTTTGTACATCACAACTTGCAGAGTAAGGGGTGAGAATTTATACATAGCAGTGCTCCTGCTGGAAGACTACTGAGACTGTGCCTAAGTGTAATTATTATTATAGCATTAAACACTATATCTGCCTACTCTTTAAGATTTCTGTAGCCTCCATCCTACTTGTTGCTACACACTTGTATTTGACAAATGACTAAAACTTCATAACTAGGCCCAAATTCGAGGTTAGCAAAAGTTAAAAGGGCTAAAACCTTAGAAATGTTGCAATTGTAAATAAAGAGGCAGGGGTCACTGGCGCCTGCTTATAGTGCACATCCGGGCTCTAGAAAGAGCCTTCCCTGATACCAGTCTATGGAAACTGCTCTTAAAAGTGAATGAGGAAATTATTCATAATGACTGGTGAGGTGTTAATatcttctctgtgttttcaggCCATATTTCAGTGACATCCAGGTAAAATTGGTAAAAGGGACTGGGTAGGATCTTACAGCATTGACATGGTGCTACTTGTTAGAAATAAtacagaatttatttatttatttttctagttAATGTAATATGCTCTATTACAACtgaagcagaaggaagaaagaaaggctGAGGTTATCCTTTTGTTTATTCTTATCTCtgacttttaaaagaacatggAAGTTTAATGGCCTACTGAAATacttccctctctcccaggcTGTTAGTTAAAATTTTCTTATCACATCATGCTGCTCAGTCAAGATAAGGAGAAATCTTCATCATGCTACACTATACAACTCTCCTTCCATTCCAGCCTTGCTCCAAAATCACGCCATGGTGATCAATAAATTCATTCAGGGGGCTTTAtgtgggaggaagaaaaaagaagggagaaaattaaaaaagggatAAAAGGCAGAACCCCCCAAACAAATCTTTATCCTATCTGATTGGTAAAGTCTACAAGTCCTTCTACCTTCTTTTCCCAACCACCCAAGTGCTGCCTCTGGCAGATGGTGTCTGTAGGACAGCATCTCTAAGCAGGCAAATAGTGCCCAGAAACCTCTAAAGACTACAGGTGGCCACTCTGGCTTCTAACAGGAGCCTTCAAGTGCTCTCCAGTCCTCAAGACTGTGGCATCCCACATCCCAGGGATGTGAATTTTTGCAGCTGGAGagaagaaagggagaagaaatgtcggaatctgtgggttatgatgattctgagattgtaaaaagtctctgtctttctgccctgttgccaaagaagaagccataattcatctgtgctgttttcaaggttgtttattcttgcttatctctaacatgttctgctgccctgccgcaggtctgtcctgcagggcagcgtgcggggctctgcccgcagtgggatgttacaaacattatataccagaaactacgtgtgctatatttacaataatgtgccaatatctgtcatcgttaaacagcgtgtccccagcctaaaccaatagaaaaatgccaacactacagtgaaacatggagggcatgaagaaggaggaaaaggacaagacacacccaattcctccatcttgtcccctctgaaccccccatctagaaacctaaaattttacttttgcacccgtgccacatttaattattactcatatcaaacactcagagcttgta harbors:
- the LOC115493339 gene encoding histone H3, whose translation is MARTKQTARKSTGGKAPRKQLATKAARKSAPATGGVKKPHRYRPGTVALREIRRYQKSTELLIRKLPFQRLVREIAQDFKTDLRFQSSAVMALQEASEAYLVGLFEDTNLCAIHAKRVTIMPKDIQLARRIRGERA